The DNA region CGTCACCGACGGCGCTGCTTCCGCGTGGCCGTCAGCACCGACGATACGAAACCTTGGCGTCGCTCAGGATGGCGGAAAACCAAACCCCGGTGATGCAATGACCTATTTCTTATTTCCTGTTTTCTACTTCCTGAACCGCTACCACCGATACCGCAGCACCGTGTCCGCGGCCGGCCGCGCCGGATTCGTGTCCGGCCAGTCCAGGTTGTCGTGCAGGCCGCGCGATTCCTTGCGCTGCATTGCCGACACGATGATCAAGTCCGCGACGACGGCGATGTTGCGAAGCTCCAGCAGGTCGCGCGTGACCAGGAAGTTCCAGTAGTACTCGCTGATCTCCCGGCGCAAAAGGTCGATGCGCGCCTTGGCCCGCTCGAGCCGCCGGTCGGTGCGCACGATGCCCACGTAGTTCTGCATGAAGCGGCGGATCTCGTCCCAGTTTTGCGTCACGATGACTTCCTCGTCCGAAGGCGTGGCGCCGCCGATATCCCACGCGGGCGCGTCCGGCGGCGCGGGCCACTCGTGCTGGTGCGCGCGAGCATACTCCGCCGCCTGATGCGCAAACACCGCGCCCTCGAGCAGCGAGTTCGACGCCAGGCGATTGGCCCCGTGCAACCCCGTACACGCGCATTCGCCGATCGCCGACAGCCCGGGGATCGACGTCTGCGCCATGTCGTCCGTGCGCACGCCGCCGCACTGGTAATGCGCGGCCGGCGCGACGGGAATGCGGTCGCGCGTGATGTCGATGCCCAACGCGAGGCAGCGCGCGTGGATGTTCGGGAACTCCGCGCGGATCGTGTCGGCCGCGACGCGCGTGAAATCGAGGAACACGTTGTGCCGGCCGGAGGATTTGATCTCGTGGTCGATCGCGCGGGCGACGATGTCGCGCGGCGCGAGGCTCCCGCGCGGGTCGTGCCGCTTGACGAACTCTTCCCCCTCCTCGTTGACGAGCACCGCGCCCGCGCCGCGCACCGCCTCGCTGATGAGGAAGTTTTTCGCGTGCGGGTGAAAAAGCACGGTGGGATGGAACTGCACAAACTCCATGTTCGCGATCTCCGCGCCCGCGCGCGCGGCCATGGCGACGCCGTCGCCCGTCGCGACATCGGGATTGGTCGTCAGCAGATAGACCTTCCCCGAGCCGCCGGTCGCGAGCGCCGTGTGCCGCGCGAGAATCGTCTCCACCTCGCCGGTGGGGACATTCAAAACGTACGCGCCGTGGCAGCGATCCGGCCCGGAGCCGCCCAGGTGCTTGCGCCGCGTCAAAAGGTCGATCGCCATGTGGTGCTCGACGATGCGGATGTTCGGCTCGTTGCGCGCGCGAGCCAGCAGGGCGCGCTGGATCTCCTCGCCCGTGATGTCGCCCGCGTGCAACACGCGCCGGCGCGTGTGCCCGCCCTCCAGGTGCAGGTCGTATTGATCCTCGCCGAAGCCGCCGTGCGTCCCTCGGCCGTTATGCGCGCGCGTGAAACGCACGCCCCACGCGATCAGCTCCTGCATGCGATCCGGCGCGGACGAGACCGTCAGCCGCACGATGTCCTCGTGGCAAAGCCCCGCGCCCGCGTTGAGCGTATCGATGACGTGAAGCTCGATGTCGTCGTCGTCCGCGACCACCGTCGCCACGCCGCCCTGCGCCCAGGCGGTGTTGGTATCCGCCGCCTCGCGCTTGGCGAGCACGATGACCTCGCCGAGCGAGGCGGCCTTGATGGCAAACGATAGCCCGGCGATGCCGGTGCCGATGACGAGAAAGTCGGTGCGGATGGTCATGGGAAACGCAGAATAGACTGAAAGTCTGAAAGTCTGAAAGACTGGAAGTCTGAAAGTCTGAAAGACTGGAAGGCTGGAAGGTCAGCGCAAAGTCAAGCCGCCTGGGAGCGCCGAACGCCAGTTCAGCCCTGGGACCGCGGGCGGCCCGCCCGCTTCAATACCGCTTGAACGGAATCCGCAGATTACGCAGATGGCACAGATTTAAAGGATATCAAGTCGCGCGAAAGTGGCGCGACGAATCGCACACCTACCTCAACACCCGCACGCGCCCCCGGAATCGGCGTTGTCATCGTCATCGTCAACGGGCGTACCGGTATCGTCGTCGTCGTTCGCGGAATCGTCGTTGGTCGCATCGTCGTCCAAATCATCGTCGCCGCACGAAGGACACACGATTTCCGTATCTAGTTGACACTCACCGTAGCTCGAATATCTGTATCCCTCGCAGTATGAAATACAGTTGCAGTAATCGTCATATTGCGCTTCGACGCCGACCCACTCTCCGTTCACTTCGTCGAAGACGCATCGTTCATCCACGAAATTTCCGCCACACATATCGTCTAAGCAATCCAAATATTGGTACTCGACGTCGACATAGCATTCCCCAATTTCTAGTTCATAACATACATTCGGAGAATATTTACTCTTTCTATCACGAGAAGCGGCATTATCGCTGCCGCATTTTTTATTTTCGTTACATGATGGGCAGAAATCACGATGCTCGTTTTGACAATTAATACGGCAATTGCCCTTAATCTCAAAGTCACACACGGAATAGCAGGAACAATAATCATCGTATTCCGGCGCGACACCCTCCCACGCCTGCGTATCCTCATTATAGATACACCGTTCATCGGCATAGTCGCCGCCACATTCGTCATCGACGCAACCAATGAATTCATATTCACAATCGAGATAACATGGACCCAAAAGCACGCTATAACATTCTTCACCCGCTGCGCCTCCGCGCGCTTTTTGATCGTGCGCGTAAGAATTCCGCGAGTGTGTCACCGTAACCGCCAAAGCGCCGATCACCACAAACCCAACGGCGAACGCAAATAATGTATAGTGCGCACTACGAATCACTTTTTATGCTCCGCATCGATCAGCCTCCGCACGCGCTTTTGCCGGAATCGTCGTCGTCATCGTCACCCGCCGCGCCCGTGTCATCGTCATCGGCGGCCGAATCGTCGTCGGTCGCGTCGTCGTCAAGATCGCCGTCGTTGCAGGAAGGGCAACGGATCTCTGTATCGGTATCGCACGCGAGAAAGCAATTGATGCGATCAAGCTTACATGCCTCATTGGCGCAATCGCAATACTCGTCATATTGCGGCTCCGCCCCTTTCCAGCCGTGGCTATCATCGTCAAAGACGCACCACTCAAGGACATGATTGCCATCGCACTGCTCTTCTACGCAGTCGAACCAATCGTATTCACAACCGACGTAACATTCGCCGATTTCCAGATCTTGACACGAATACGGCGTATCTTTCTGCTTGACGGAGCGTACTTCCAAGTTCCCGTAGACCCCCTTTTTATTGTCGCACGTGGGGCAGGAGTCAATAAACTCCTCGCGGCAGTCCGCTTGGCAGGCTCCCTTGAGCTCAATGTCACAATGGTTAAAGCAAATGCAATACTCGCCGTATTCGGGTGCGACGCCTTGCCACGTTCCAGTTTCTTCATTAAAGACACATTGCTCGCCTGAAAAATCACCTCCGCAGTCGTCATTTACACAAACAAAGAATTCGTACGCGCAGTTGATGTAGCAAATCCCCAAGAGACTACTGTAGCAGACATCGCCCGGTTCGCCTTCGCGAGATTTTTGCTGCTGCTCAACTGAATTCGCACCCGTAAAAGAATATATACTAAACATCGTAATTGCAAGGAGCATAACATAAAACGACGGTCGCGCGTGCCTAGTACTTGTCAAACTCATTTTCGATTCCTCCCAACTTAAGCGCGATTCCGCAAGGCTTTTCGAATTAACGCTGGTAGAGCTCGGAATTCAAAGCTCTTTTTATGGACGATTTTACCACAACTCGCATTATAATTTCGATCCTCCTTGAACGGGCGCCAAAGTTTACGGACAGCTGTTCGCGATCGTGATTTTACCCCGCAGCGGAATCCAGTTGTTCTGCACGCTGTCTTCTGACGGGTTTAGCAATGGGTCGATACGCATAATGACGTAATATTCCGCTCCCAAGGACACACTACTCGGGATCGAGTATTGTGTATGTATAAGCTGCGACTGATTGCCGCCAATATTCTGAGTAAATGTCGTCGTAGATTTTTTGTCTTGAAAAAAGTTCCAGTTTTCGTCTGTCGAAAGCCAAAATTGCAAATTTACAGTCTCGCTCACGATGCCTTTATTTTGAGAAGCAACGGCAATTTTTACGTTGTCTCCCGGACACAACCCGGTTGTCGTTGCCGGAATAGAGCAATATGTATCACCTAACAGCGTGTAATAATTTGAGCCGCTTGATGGCCAGCAAAGCCGGACCATATCGCAAACGTAACCACCTTCCGCTTCCTCACACGTACCGATAACTTCATATATGTCTATCCAAAAATTTGCCAATGCCAAATCTCGCTCGTCAAGGTAGTCTGAGGAATCCCAATACAAAATGCGTAATCCCAACCTATCGTTAGGCAACGCCTCGACCATTTCATGAGAAGGATTATTTGTAAACAGCCCCGTAGTACTGGGTGTACGGTAATTCATATATGACAAAACGTCATCTTCATGTTTTAGACCAATCGCGTGGCCTAATTCATGGACGTGTTCCATGCGTGCATATCGTTGGCCACCGTCAGCAGTCGCGCTTGGATTATAATACGTACTTGGAACGTCCCATACCCAGTCAATGCCGGAATTCAAGTGGATATTAGCCTCGACAATTTTACAGTCGTCATTCGCGTCCGTTGTCCAATTCGCCCAACCAGCTGAACTGCTACCTGTAGAAAGCCAGATTTCCGAAATCCCGTTTGCGTCACTCGGCACCGCAGTCTTTGTACTCCAAGTTGGACTAATCCATACGCCCGCGATCGGGCCGACTCGCTCGAGTATTTCTGTTATTGAGTCGCGTCTTTCTTGCGTGTTGTATTGACCCACACTCGTAATAATCTCGAAATTCGGATCAGACTCCCATTTAACACATCCGCAGTTTCGCCACCAGCAATTCCACGCTTGTGCGTCGGACGGGAAATTTATTGCGACTATGGCAGCGATGATCGCGAGTATCATGCCGATCGTTTTCATTTATTCCTCCGTCCGCTTCGATAAGGCTCGCACAAAAATTGACGGCCCGTGCGATGCGACGCCGTCACGGCTGCAAGAACGCCTTATATTCATCAAGAAACTTATCCTTGGTTATTTCGACGTTCTCGGGTGATTCATTTGAGACGGAAATCATTTCGTCGATCGTGAGTTCAAATGCATCCAATACCATTGCCTCGGTTCGCACGGCATCGTTCTCCGTTGAATATGTTCCCCACTCGCTCGCCCATTTGACACAAGACCGCTTGTCGGTTTTTTCGGTCCAGCAATGAATTTGTTTTTGGGACTTGCGCTTCGCCGAATCGAACGCTGTGATTGCCCGCCAATCGTGATCGAACACGATCGTCTTTCCGGCACCGTTGGCGACGCGAAACACGCCCGCGTCGCCATGAACGGTCGCCCAAAGTGGATATTTGCGCGGATTCAAAAAAACAATCACTTCTTCGCCAGCGTGATAATCCGGCTGGCCGGATATGAAAAAATTTCGACCGTTCTCCAATCTTCCGCCGCCGGTGTAAAAAACCAGATCGACCCCTTCGTTCGTGCCGCGATAGGCGTGCGCCACCGCCAATGTAACGATGCTATAGGGAGTTCGTATGCCTTGAGAATTTTCGACGTATTCCCAGTCAACGCTCTTCACAACGCCGCGCGCGACGATGCCCGCTTCGTTGAGCATGCCCATTGGGGTCGGATCGTCGGCCCGAAATTCGTGCGCCGGTGCAATTTGCGGCACGAGGACTAACGCCGCAGCGAATATCACCCTTAGAAGAATACTTGCGGCTTGCGGCTTGCGGCTTGCGGCTTGCAGCTTGCAGCTTCGAACATTGCGCGCCTCCTTCACCAGTGTCTTGACGTGTACGCCCGTTGAAACGCACCGTCAAGAAAATAAAAATTGATTTGGATCAAATTTGAATATCGCGCCCTGGAGGGGCGCTCCTACAAGTCCATCGGCACCGTGAGAGCGTCGTCAATATTCCGTGGAGCCCGCTCGCGGGACGGAAGGGGCGGCCGCTTGCTGACGCGCGCGGCTCCGTTCGTCGCGGCGTTCGCGCCACTCATCCGGCAACGCACCGGTATCCGCGAGGTGCGCGAGGAGGATGGCGGCGCCGGGCTGCCGGGAGGCGGCCGTCGGCGAGAAGCGGCCGTCGGCGACGTACCGACCGCGCGTGTGGTGATTGGAGAACGACCACAGGTACGGCGAAAGCGTGCCGGGGTGATAGCGCCGGTAGCCCCAGCCGTTGTAGCCCTCGATGCGATACAGCGCGCCGGCGACGGACCAATCGTCCCAATCGAACATCCCCGTCATCGCGAGCGCGTCCGCGGCGCTTTGCTCCCACGTGAACGGCGGATCGCCCTCGCGCGGGCGGTTGCGCGGCACGTGCCGCGTGCGCGCGGTGAGCGGATCGCCGTTGTGGAGATGCCGGTCGAAACGCAAGCCCGACTCCATCGCGTGGATGACGCCGATCACAAACCAGGGCGGCGCGCCGCCGGGCGCGACCGCCTCGTATCGCGCGCGCGCACCCTGAATTTTTTCCACGACCGTCGCCACTTCGTGCGCGCGTTCCGGGCGGACGACGCACGTCGAAAACAGGTGGTTGTATTCGTCGCGCAGCGTGTCGGTGAATTTGATCATCGATACCTCCGTCATCCTTCGCGGATTGACCGGGTATCGATGGCGTTATTTTTACCGCAAAGACGCCAAGAAGACGCGAAGAGCGCAAAGTTTTCGTTCTTTGCGGTCTTTGCGACCCTTCGCGCCTTTGCGGTGAAAAATCACTCCGGAGCGGTGAGGCGCAAGCCCACGATCGACGCGACGAGAAGCGCGATGAAAAAGCCGCGCGCGAAGGTGAGCGGCTCGCGGAAGACGATGACGCCGAGGATCGCCGCGCCCGTCGCGCCGATGCCGACCCACACCGCGTACGCCGTGCCGATGGGGATCGAACGCACCGCGAGCGCAAGCAGCCACGTGCTGCCGATCATCGCGAGCACGGTGAGGACCGACGGCACCGGGCGCGTGAAGCCGTGCGTCAGCTTGAGGCCGATCGCCCAGCCGGTTTCGAGAAGGCCGGCGATGAAAAGTTGAATCCACGGCATGGGAACTCCAATGACGATTGACGACGCATTCGACGGTACACAGAGGGCACAGGGGAGCCACAGAGAGCACAGAGAATTTATGGCTCAGAATTTTTCTCCGTGTCCTCCGTGTCTTCTCCGTGTTCTCCGTGTACCGTCGAATGCGTTTCAGGGATCGAGGCCAAGCCAGAAATCGCCCGACCGCACGAGCTGTCCGTCGCCGTCGTGGCCCGCGACGCGGAAGGGGCGGCGCTCGCGATCGCCGGGGTTGATCAGAACCTCGTGCAGCGTTTGCAACTCGTCCGTTCCGGGCGTCGTGTGCGTGTAGATGGGAAGCCGCTCGCCCCATTCGACAAACGACGACGCGCCGCTCGTCGACATCCAGGAGATCGTGTACGTGCCGTCGCCGTGGTCGGTAGCCTCGATATCGTAGAGCGTCGTCGGCTCCCACGCCTCGGAGTCCACCTGTTCGGGGAAGCCCTGGCGCAGGTCGACGACAAAGTTTCGGATGCGGTTCGGGTTGCCCGGCGAAATCCCGGCGCCCCAGCGCGCCTCGATGGAATCCGCGAGGTCGAGAAGCGTATCGGCGTTCCACTCCAGGATGTCGTCGTCCTCCGGGTGGCCGTACTGCTTGTGCAGGAAGCGGAAGACGGTGTCGTCGAGCAAGCGCCAGACGTACGCGATGTCGCGGTGCAGTTCGAGCTTGTCGTGCAGCTCGTCGTAATCGTCCGAATCGGCGAACGCATCCTCGATCGATTCGAGCGCGGCCAGGTTGTCCTCCGCCAGCTCGATCGCCTCGGTCGATTCCTGCCACAGATCGACGAGCGTCTGCACCGTGGGGACGATGAGCGCATCGAACACCGGACGCCAGACGGCGTCGTAGAGCGTCGTGTTGCGCCCGAGCAGCATCGCCGGGAAGCGCGCGGAGTCGGTGACGTCCGAGCCTTTTTCGAGCGTCCACATGCCGAGCGAGTAATACATCTTGCGCATGGCGAAGTGCGAATTGCGGAAGATCGCCTTCAGCGTGCCGGACGCGGGGTCGCTCGCGGCGATGCCGTAGCGTTCGTCGAACCAGGCGCGATACACGTCGTCCGGCGTCGCGGCCGCGTCGTCCATGTAGGCTGCGTACGCAAACAGGTTCACCTCGTTCGCGTCGCCGAGCGCGTGGTTGCCGCCGCGTTCGATGCGCGCCGCCGCGCCGAGCGCGCCGATGGCGACGTCGTATTGCCAGCGCCAGCGGATGTAATCGACCTGGCCGTTCAGGATGCGCGAGGCGCCCCAATATTCGTTGCCGAGATCCATCTCGATGATCTGGTGCCGGTGGCCGACGTTGCCGATCAAAAGGTTGTCCGGATAATACGGCTGCCAGTCCTGCGGCACGTCCTTGCTCATCACCGCGAGGCGATGATCGCCGTAGGTCGAAAGCGACTCACGCAGCCACTCGATCTCCGCGCGCTGGTGCATGAACGTACGCACGCGCAACTCCTTGCCGAACTCGTCCATCACCACGCCGCCGACCTCGTCGTAGATCTGCTTAAGGCGCGCGGGCGGATCGGAATTGATGAGATCGAGCAGCGGATTGCCGGTGTCCGGCTGATCCACGCACCACTGGCAAAAACACACGGCATACCACGGCTCCACGTCGGAGCTGCCGAACATCAGGATGACGCCGTCGATCTCGGGCACGGCGGAAAGCGCGTCGCGATACGCCTTGCGCCTCCTCTCCCAGAGCTTGTCGTCGGGATCGAGACACAACACATAAAACTCGCGCGCGAACTCGTGCGCCCACACCCAGACGCTAAGCCCGAGCGCGTGCGCCTCATCGGCGATGTCCTTGATCTCGACGGCCTTCGCGGGGCTCTCGTTGATCTCGTCGATGTCCATGATGATGTCGTGCGAGAGCTGCACGTTGTCCATGCCGTATTCGACGGCGGCGGAAAGCGCCTCCGAGATGTGCTCGCGATTGTCGTCCAGGAGGATGAAGCCGTAGGTCGGATCGCCAAGCGGCGTGGTGTCGTCATCGCCGGTGTCGTCGTCGGCATCGTCGTCATCGAAAGTGTCGTCGTCGTCGGCGTCGTCATCATCGTCGATGTCGTCGTCGGCGTCGTCGTCGTCGGTGTCGTCGTCATCGATGGCGGTGTCGTCGTCGGGCGAGGCATCATCGTCGTCGTCATCGTCGCCGCACGAACACCCGGCGGCGGCGACCAACGCAAGGACGCCAAGCCATACGAGCAGATGTAGGAGCGCCGCGCGCCGCGCCGCGGATCGAAGCGGATTCATGCACCCTCTCCCGAAAAGGAAAGACGGCGCAGGATAGCAAAGCGCACGCGGCGCAAACAGAGTCGCACGTCGCCCGTGCGCCAGCACTGCAAACAGAGCCGCACGCGTGAGCAAGCGGCCTCCCCAACCGCACAGCGATCCGACCGCAGGGAGAATTTTTTCTACTCGCGAACAAAGCGCTGTTTCAAATAGGCCGCGACCCCGTCCCCGACAGGCCTAACCGAACCGAACCCCTGAACGCTTAAACGACGACCGAAAAACTACCAAATCCTCAACAAACGCCCGACACGAACTCCGCGAAATCCAGCACCGAAGCCGATACGCAAAAGGCTTATCTTAGCGCCATTCGGGACTGTCCCTGTTATCCCTTAGCACATTTCCGTATCGCACCAGATCGACAACACGACCTCAATATCGTCATTCTCCGCATCGCACTTCAGATCTTTATGGATGATTTTGCCGCCGCAGCATCGAGACCATGGATCCCCATTAGGTGGCTCGTAAACCCAATTAAAGTCCATTCGATACGACCACGATAAACCATCAAATTCGTAGTTCACCATACCCAACTCATCACTATATCCACTCCAGAACAATATATTCTCTTTGGCGTCCCCTATTTGGACAAGCACCTTCTCCAGAGGACCGGGTTCAATATTGTATTTATCGACCGCTTGTTCGTTTAACACTCGAATTACGCCAATCACTATCCCGTAATTGCAATCCTCCCATTCATCGTCATCGACATTCTCACCATCTGCATCGCCCTCATCGCCTTCACCTTCGTCATCGTCTTTATCACCGTTTTCTTTTGCATCAATACAGCCGCCGCAGACAAACAAGATTAGCATAGAACTGGCTATTACCATTCGCCAACACATCCTCACCGCCTCCTTAAATGCGGCTCAAGCGGCGGCCCAAACGGCATGGCAAATCCATCCTCGCGATTATACTCGTCACTTTGCCGATACTCTGCCCAGATCAGTGTCCTGCGATACGGATTATTACGCGCTTGCTGAAACCAAAGCCGGTGAGAAAATATATCGTTGACGCGGACAATATTAAATACGGCATAAGATACCGTTCGCCCAATGTTGCCGCCTTGATTGGCGCCTATTGTCAAAAATCGATTTACCGAAGCATTTGGATCAAAATACGACGCCATTTGGTCTCCAAATTTTGCGAAAGGCAACGACGTATCTTCGTTGTAGGGATCGTTGTAGGGATGACCCGGAAACGAGACGATAGGGACATGAGGCGGCTTCAGCCAATACAAAAATATACCCATGTGCATCGGGCCAGCCTCGCCAGGTTCGGCGTCGGGGTTGCCGTTCGTATACGCCGGGAAACCGGGCAATACAAATTGTCCCAGTCGATCCCAACGCAGAGTTCTCGGTGATATATACCGATCGAGATCATGATATTCATCCATCAAGTCGCCATAACCGTAGGTTCTTGGCCACGTTACTTCTTCTCGCCGAACTATCGCATTAATAACA from bacterium includes:
- the nadB gene encoding L-aspartate oxidase; its protein translation is MTIRTDFLVIGTGIAGLSFAIKAASLGEVIVLAKREAADTNTAWAQGGVATVVADDDDIELHVIDTLNAGAGLCHEDIVRLTVSSAPDRMQELIAWGVRFTRAHNGRGTHGGFGEDQYDLHLEGGHTRRRVLHAGDITGEEIQRALLARARNEPNIRIVEHHMAIDLLTRRKHLGGSGPDRCHGAYVLNVPTGEVETILARHTALATGGSGKVYLLTTNPDVATGDGVAMAARAGAEIANMEFVQFHPTVLFHPHAKNFLISEAVRGAGAVLVNEEGEEFVKRHDPRGSLAPRDIVARAIDHEIKSSGRHNVFLDFTRVAADTIRAEFPNIHARCLALGIDITRDRIPVAPAAHYQCGGVRTDDMAQTSIPGLSAIGECACTGLHGANRLASNSLLEGAVFAHQAAEYARAHQHEWPAPPDAPAWDIGGATPSDEEVIVTQNWDEIRRFMQNYVGIVRTDRRLERAKARIDLLRREISEYYWNFLVTRDLLELRNIAVVADLIIVSAMQRKESRGLHDNLDWPDTNPARPAADTVLRYRW
- a CDS encoding peptidoglycan-binding protein, which translates into the protein MIKFTDTLRDEYNHLFSTCVVRPERAHEVATVVEKIQGARARYEAVAPGGAPPWFVIGVIHAMESGLRFDRHLHNGDPLTARTRHVPRNRPREGDPPFTWEQSAADALAMTGMFDWDDWSVAGALYRIEGYNGWGYRRYHPGTLSPYLWSFSNHHTRGRYVADGRFSPTAASRQPGAAILLAHLADTGALPDEWRERRDERSRARQQAAAPSVPRAGSTEY
- a CDS encoding multidrug efflux SMR transporter, which translates into the protein MPWIQLFIAGLLETGWAIGLKLTHGFTRPVPSVLTVLAMIGSTWLLALAVRSIPIGTAYAVWVGIGATGAAILGVIVFREPLTFARGFFIALLVASIVGLRLTAPE